A region of Egibacteraceae bacterium DNA encodes the following proteins:
- the greA gene encoding transcription elongation factor GreA, whose translation MNSEAVWLSQSAYERLSAELAHLKGEGRTQASAAIEVARAHGDLRENAEYHSAKEEQGKMEARIRQLEQMLREAKVGEAPGGDTVAAGMVVSTVDEHGDEETFLLGSREDRAQGLSVVSAQSPLGRALVGSSVGDTVAYAAPAGEFSITVTGVRPLDG comes from the coding sequence GTGAACAGCGAAGCGGTATGGCTGTCCCAGTCCGCGTACGAGCGGCTCAGCGCGGAGCTGGCCCACCTCAAGGGTGAAGGTCGCACCCAGGCGTCCGCCGCGATCGAGGTTGCGCGGGCGCACGGTGATCTGCGCGAGAACGCGGAGTACCACTCCGCCAAGGAGGAGCAGGGCAAGATGGAGGCGCGCATCCGCCAGCTGGAGCAGATGCTGCGCGAGGCCAAGGTCGGCGAGGCACCGGGAGGCGACACCGTCGCGGCGGGCATGGTCGTGAGCACCGTCGACGAGCACGGCGACGAGGAGACCTTCCTCCTCGGGAGCCGGGAGGACCGCGCACAGGGGCTGAGCGTGGTGAGCGCCCAGTCGCCACTCGGCCGTGCGCTCGTCGGCAGCAGCGTCGGGGACACGGTGGCCTACGCCGCACCGGCCGGCGAGTTCTCCATCACCGTGACCGGCGTCCGTCCGCTGGACGGCTGA
- a CDS encoding DNA-formamidopyrimidine glycosylase family protein produces MPELPEVQAHAERLTATLAGLELTGFDALTFSVLKTFAPPPDAPLGRELQQVGRRGKHLLLALGDLTYVVHLMQGGRLRVGAAGDGRARPRGGRRGAQPVARWSFADGRALLLTEAGSERRAGVWMIAGDPLAAEPLAGLGPEADDVDVPEMAAMLQAHSMRLHTFLRKQQVIAGLGRRLANEVCHTAGLSPFAPTGRLADDAGRLVEAIGACVTQSLAVERALDDMSASRERPGGVHGRTGQPCPACQDSVRAVEYRGYTVNYCATCQTGGKVLADNTTSKFLK; encoded by the coding sequence ATGCCGGAGCTCCCCGAGGTGCAGGCCCACGCCGAGCGATTGACCGCGACGCTCGCCGGGCTGGAGCTCACCGGCTTCGACGCCCTGACGTTCTCCGTGCTGAAGACCTTCGCACCCCCGCCCGACGCACCCCTCGGGCGGGAGCTCCAGCAGGTGGGCCGGCGAGGCAAGCACCTGCTGCTGGCCCTCGGCGACCTCACCTACGTGGTGCATCTGATGCAGGGCGGGCGGCTGCGCGTGGGGGCGGCGGGGGACGGGCGGGCACGCCCCCGCGGGGGACGGCGGGGCGCGCAGCCGGTCGCCCGCTGGTCGTTCGCCGACGGGCGAGCGCTGCTGCTCACCGAGGCCGGCTCCGAGCGGCGCGCCGGCGTGTGGATGATCGCCGGCGACCCGCTGGCCGCCGAGCCGCTCGCGGGCCTCGGACCCGAGGCGGACGACGTCGATGTGCCTGAGATGGCCGCCATGCTGCAGGCCCACTCCATGCGCCTGCACACCTTCCTGCGCAAGCAGCAGGTCATCGCCGGCCTCGGCCGCCGTCTGGCCAACGAGGTGTGCCACACAGCGGGGCTGTCACCCTTCGCGCCGACAGGCAGGCTCGCGGACGACGCCGGTCGTCTCGTGGAGGCCATCGGCGCGTGCGTGACGCAGAGCCTGGCCGTCGAGCGTGCGCTCGACGACATGAGCGCCTCGAGGGAGCGACCCGGTGGCGTCCACGGCCGCACCGGTCAGCCATGCCCGGCTTGCCAGGACAGCGTGCGGGCCGTGGAGTACCGCGGCTACACGGTGAACTACTGCGCCACCTGCCAGACCGGCGGCAAGGTGCTGGCCGACAACACGACCAGCAAGTTCCTCAAGTAG
- a CDS encoding TetR/AcrR family transcriptional regulator, producing MDVATSPRTERTASTAEFRRRQLLDAADRVIRRDGPSASMDVIAAEAGISKPILYRHFGDKGELFRLLAERYVEPVMGGLLPALSQHADARTRLAAAIDVYLGFIEAEPQTYRFLMHRRLADHSQARATVSDFIVRVGREVGAAIATELTRSGSCDAPAEAWGQGLVGMVQVAGDWWLQTSDMPREEFVDHLVTLAWNGLSLLEAGAGDAARGARSPAGGTGDAT from the coding sequence ATGGACGTGGCCACCTCCCCCCGCACGGAGCGCACGGCCAGCACCGCCGAGTTCCGACGCCGACAGCTCCTCGACGCGGCCGATCGGGTGATCCGCCGGGACGGCCCCTCGGCGTCGATGGACGTCATCGCCGCCGAAGCGGGCATCAGCAAACCGATCCTGTACCGCCACTTCGGGGACAAGGGCGAGCTCTTCCGCCTGCTGGCCGAGCGCTACGTCGAACCGGTGATGGGCGGGCTCCTGCCTGCCCTGTCCCAGCACGCCGACGCGCGTACCCGGCTCGCCGCCGCCATCGACGTGTACCTCGGCTTCATCGAGGCCGAACCGCAGACCTATCGCTTCCTGATGCACCGCAGGCTCGCGGACCATTCCCAGGCACGCGCGACCGTCTCCGACTTCATCGTGCGCGTGGGACGCGAGGTCGGCGCCGCCATCGCCACAGAGCTCACGCGCTCGGGCAGCTGCGACGCACCCGCCGAGGCCTGGGGTCAGGGCTTGGTCGGCATGGTGCAGGTGGCCGGCGACTGGTGGCTGCAGACGAGCGACATGCCGCGCGAGGAGTTCGTCGACCACCTCGTGACGCTCGCCTGGAACGGCTTGTCCCTCCTCGAGGCGGGCGCCGGGGATGCGGCACGAGGGGCCCGGTCCCCCGCGGGGGGCACCGGCGACGCTACTTGA